One part of the Natronorubrum sediminis genome encodes these proteins:
- a CDS encoding D-2-hydroxyacid dehydrogenase, whose protein sequence is MSESDTAELLVLRRGAHGMPIESYADALRTRLPEWDVTLARTPTAERDLIEDARFVTGMTLDEELLEHARSIEVFGCAYAGTGHLPLTELEERDVTVTNASGVHGPNIGEHVLGAILRFTRRFHVGARRQERREWRHYKTHELQGSTVTIVGLGAIGRAVCERLEAFGVETVGVRYSPEKGGPTDEVIGFDDEEFEDALARTEYLVLACPLTETTRGLIDREALVTIDPNAILVNVARGPVVETDALLRALRSGWIRGAALDVTDPEPLPEAHPLWTFENVQITPHNAGHTPKYYDRLADIVAENASRFRADPNADLENQIDL, encoded by the coding sequence ATGAGCGAGTCTGACACGGCTGAACTCCTCGTCCTCCGTCGGGGCGCACACGGAATGCCGATCGAATCGTACGCGGATGCGCTCCGCACGCGGCTTCCGGAGTGGGATGTAACCCTTGCCCGGACGCCCACCGCAGAACGTGACTTGATCGAGGATGCTCGATTCGTCACCGGAATGACGCTCGACGAGGAGTTGCTCGAGCACGCACGTTCGATCGAGGTGTTCGGGTGTGCGTACGCGGGGACTGGCCATCTTCCGCTCACGGAACTCGAAGAGCGGGACGTGACAGTTACGAACGCGTCGGGTGTACACGGGCCGAACATCGGCGAGCACGTCCTCGGTGCGATCCTTCGATTTACGCGTCGCTTCCACGTCGGGGCTCGTCGACAGGAGCGGCGGGAGTGGCGTCACTACAAGACCCACGAATTGCAGGGCTCGACGGTGACAATCGTCGGATTGGGTGCGATCGGACGGGCCGTGTGCGAGCGTCTCGAGGCGTTTGGCGTCGAAACTGTTGGGGTACGCTACTCGCCGGAGAAGGGCGGGCCGACGGACGAAGTAATTGGATTCGACGACGAGGAGTTCGAGGATGCACTGGCACGAACCGAGTACCTCGTTCTCGCGTGTCCGCTCACGGAGACGACTCGCGGGCTTATCGATCGAGAAGCCCTCGTGACGATCGATCCGAACGCGATTCTCGTCAACGTCGCGCGAGGGCCGGTCGTCGAAACGGACGCGCTGCTCCGGGCCCTTCGATCTGGATGGATACGCGGGGCAGCACTCGACGTTACCGATCCCGAACCGCTGCCAGAAGCCCATCCGCTGTGGACGTTCGAGAACGTCCAGATCACGCCACACAACGCGGGCCACACGCCGAAGTACTATGACCGACTCGCAGACATCGTCGCGGAGAACGCCAGTCGGTTCCGAGCC
- a CDS encoding NAD(P)/FAD-dependent oxidoreductase, giving the protein MERVDVAIVGGGPAGASAAERAAAHGAETVLFEQGVPREDRDELGPDSTDAAGMLDYWIDIMDFEYEEIPDHIVHRELESTEFVGPNSSVEMTTTGIDASYSKFGYTFHRARMDDWLYERAEDAGADLRVGTSVKDLETDLHASSSEGPTHTLTLSSGEQLDAQYVVLADGPQRRITLDALDQFTTPGRSIAEQLSPPKANHIAYQEYREFPDELFAEFEDTLKFWWGYMPGETAYPWVFPNDGTVARVGLTMPIGMTLEDVENPGSYKLLEPTDDQLPTGSEYIERLLELEYGDEYDIEEDIPIVEDRGKSKGTETYPISSTRPIESPVGANIAVAGGAMGTTSAFHEGGYHVAVRTGKIAGRLAATDSLEHYNEIWKRAIGDEILRNVAFADIVKDYGPDDWDWAFDTVTKMQGGNGSNALISNRYSAGVSASKILLLYKKKKFEYRNGNYVQLQEDDYVY; this is encoded by the coding sequence ATGGAACGCGTTGACGTCGCGATCGTCGGTGGCGGCCCCGCGGGCGCATCCGCGGCCGAACGGGCCGCTGCCCACGGCGCCGAGACGGTCCTCTTCGAGCAAGGCGTCCCGCGGGAAGACCGCGACGAACTCGGTCCCGACTCGACCGACGCCGCCGGAATGCTCGACTACTGGATCGACATCATGGATTTCGAGTACGAAGAGATCCCAGACCACATCGTTCATCGGGAACTCGAGTCGACCGAATTCGTCGGTCCAAACAGTTCAGTCGAGATGACGACGACTGGGATCGACGCCAGTTACTCGAAATTCGGATACACCTTCCACCGTGCACGGATGGACGACTGGCTCTACGAACGTGCCGAGGACGCCGGTGCCGACCTCCGGGTTGGAACGAGCGTCAAAGACCTCGAAACCGACCTCCACGCCTCGAGTTCAGAGGGGCCGACGCACACGCTCACTCTCTCGAGTGGCGAGCAACTCGACGCTCAGTACGTCGTTCTCGCCGACGGTCCCCAGCGTCGGATCACGCTCGATGCCCTCGATCAGTTTACGACGCCGGGACGCTCCATTGCCGAGCAACTCTCACCTCCCAAAGCGAATCATATCGCTTACCAGGAGTACCGAGAGTTCCCCGACGAACTCTTCGCGGAGTTCGAAGACACCCTCAAATTCTGGTGGGGGTACATGCCCGGCGAAACCGCCTATCCGTGGGTATTCCCCAACGACGGCACGGTCGCACGCGTCGGGCTCACGATGCCCATCGGCATGACACTCGAGGACGTCGAGAATCCTGGCTCATACAAACTCCTCGAGCCAACCGACGACCAACTCCCCACCGGCTCTGAGTACATCGAACGCCTGCTCGAACTCGAGTACGGTGACGAGTACGACATCGAGGAAGACATTCCGATCGTCGAAGACCGCGGAAAATCGAAGGGGACCGAAACCTATCCCATCTCTTCGACCCGCCCGATCGAGTCTCCCGTCGGCGCGAACATCGCCGTCGCTGGTGGCGCAATGGGAACGACCTCCGCGTTCCACGAAGGTGGATACCACGTGGCCGTCCGAACGGGAAAAATCGCCGGCCGACTCGCCGCGACCGACTCACTCGAACACTATAACGAGATCTGGAAGCGCGCAATCGGCGACGAAATCCTTCGAAACGTCGCGTTCGCCGACATCGTCAAAGATTACGGCCCCGACGACTGGGACTGGGCATTCGACACCGTCACCAAAATGCAAGGCGGCAATGGGTCGAACGCGCTCATCAGCAACCGCTACTCCGCTGGTGTGAGCGCCTCGAAGATACTCCTCCTCTACAAGAAGAAAAAGTTCGAGTACCGTAACGGCAACTACGTGCAGCTCCAGGAAGACGACTACGTTTACTAA